In Lycium ferocissimum isolate CSIRO_LF1 chromosome 11, AGI_CSIRO_Lferr_CH_V1, whole genome shotgun sequence, a single genomic region encodes these proteins:
- the LOC132038570 gene encoding uncharacterized protein LOC132038570, protein MAENFRFDLASMNVIPLWVKFPTLPVGFWSVEPLSKLASVVGKPLYTDKYTTNLEKVPYASLLVETDILKPIPEFVEIDTPEETIHQIIDYDWRLKFCIGCIRIGHDRTNCWKNKSAPPVQEVAGEPPKKKRTRNRRRKMRQEWHLITDPLDGETNDPIPADTTPVVEKGTTKNGDTNASIEKNSQLESTSRVPVASHIQRHRKQQISEQQNAAPSPKRFQALDGASSSQKCL, encoded by the coding sequence ATGGCAGAGAACTTTAGATTTGATCTTGCTAGCATGAATGTAATCCCTCTATGGGTTAAATTCCCTACACTCCCTGTTGGTTTTTGGTCTGTTGAACCTCTTAGTAAGTTGGCTAGTGTGGTCGGCAAACCCCTTTACACTGATAAATACACAACAAATTTGGAGAAGGTGCCCTATGCTAGTTTACTTGTTGAAACTGATATCTTGAAGCCCATTCCTGAGTTTGTTGAAATTGATACACCTGAGGAAACCATACACCAGATTATTGACTATGATTGGAGGCTAAAATTTTGTATTggttgtataagaattgggcaTGACAGGACCAATTGCTGGAAAAATAAGTCTGCTCCACCTGTCCAAGAGGTTGCAGGGGAGCCTCctaagaagaagagaactagGAACAGAAGAAGGAAAATGAGGCAAGAATGGCATCTAATTACCGATCCTCTTGATGGAGAAACAAATGATCCAATTCCTGCTGATACAACTCCTGTTGTGGAAAAAGGAACCACAAAGAATGGTGATACAAATGCATCTATTGAAAAAAACTCTCAGTTGGAGAGTACCTCCAGAGTACCAGTAGCATCTCATATACAAAGACATCGGAAGCAACAGATTTCTGAGCAACAAAATGCAGCACCTAGTCCCAAAAGATTTCAAGCACTAGATGGGGCTAGTTCCTCTCAGAAATGTCTTTGA